The Pseudomonadota bacterium DNA segment CGAGAGCGCGAGCGCGATCACCACGCGCTGGCGCATGCCGCCCGAGAACTGGTGCGGGTAGGCTTTGAGTCGTGCGCGCGGTTCGCTGATGCCGACAGACTCGAGCAGCGCGATGGCCTCGGCCTCGGCGGCCGCGGCGTCGAGCGCCTTGGTGCTGCGCAGTGTTTCAACCAGCTGTTCGCCGACCGTCATGAGCGGGTTCAGCGACGTCTGTGGGTCCTGGAAGATCATGCCGATGCGCGAGCCGCGGTACCCGCGCAGCGTCTCGTCGTCGAGCGTAGTGAGGTCGGTGCCGTCGAACAGCACCCGGCCCGAGACGATCCGGCCCGGCGGCTCGAGCAGGTTGATCAGCGCGTTGCCGACCGTCGACTTGCCCGCGCCACTCTCGCCGACGAGGCCCAGCACCTCGCCCGGTGCCACCTCGAGCGAGACGTCGCGCACCGCCAGCACGTTGCCGCGGCGCGACGGGAACTCGACGTTCAGGTTTTCGATGCGAACCACTGACATCAGCGCAGCTTCGGATTGAGTGCGTCGCGCATCCAATCCCCCAGCAGGTTGACCGAGAACACCAGCGCCACCAGCGCGAGCGCCGGGAACAGGGTGATCCACCACAGCCCCGAGAAGAGGTACTCGTTGCCGACGCGGATCAACGTGCCGAGCGACGGCGTGGTCGGCGGGATGCCCTGGCCGAGAAAGCTCAAGGTCGCCTCAGAGATGATCGCGAGCGCGAGGCCGATGGTCGCGATGACCAGCACCGGCCGCAGCGTGTTCGGCAGGATGTGGCGCAGCATGATCGTGAGGTTCGGCAGACCGATCAGCCGCGCCGCTTGCACGTATTCCTTTTCGGCCTCAACGAGGGTCGCCGAGCGCGCCACCCGTGCGAACTGCGGCCAGTCGGTGAGGCCCACGGCGATGATCACCACGTAGATCGCCATGTCGTCGCGGATGTCGGGCGGCAGGATCGCGCGGCCGATGCCGTTGATCAGGATCGCGAGCAGGATGCCCGGGATGGTGAGCTGCACGTCGGCGAGGCGCATGATCACCGTGTCGACTGTGCCGCCGGCGTAGCCGGAGATCACACCGAGTGCGACGCCGAGCACCATGCCCATCAACACCGCGGCGATGCCGACCGTGATCGAGATGCGCCCACCGTAGAGCAGCGTCGAGAGCATGTCCCGGCCCTGGTTGTCGGTGCCGAGCAGGTAGCGCGGGTCGCCGCCGTCCACCCAGACCGGCGGCAGCTTGCCGTCCCAGAGCGAAATCTGCGACGGGTCGAAGGGGTTGTAGGGCGCAATCCACGGCGCGGCAAAACACGCGACCACGGCCGCGAGTGTCACGAAGGCGGCAAGCAGCGCCCCGGGGCTGTGGAAGAACGAGTAGAGGACGTCGTTGTCGGTGAGACGGGCCCAGCGGGATTTCAGCGCATCCATGTCAGGACTCCACGCGGATGCGGGGGTCGACGAAGAAGTAGAGCAGGTCGACGACGAGGTTGATCACCACGAACAGGAAGGCGACGAACAGCATGTACGCCGACATCACGGGCACGTCGACGAAGTCGACCGCCTGAATGAACATCAAGCCTGTCCCTGGCCACTGGAACACCGTTTCGGTGATGACCGAGTAGGCGATCAGCGCGCCGATGTTGAGGCCGATGATGGTGATCACCGGCACCAGCGTGTTGCGCAGCGCGTGCACGAAGTGGATCGAGCGCGTCGCGAGCCCGCGGGCCCGGGCGAACTTGATGAAATCGGTGCGCATGACTTCGAGCATCTCGGCGCGCACCAGCCGCAAGATCATCGTGAGCTGAAAGAGCGACAGCGTGATGGCCGGCAGGATGATCGACCGCCAGCCGTCGACCGTGAGCAAGGAAGTCTTCCACCAGCCGAGGTCGACCGTGCCGCCGCGGCCGGAGGACGGCAGCATGCGCAAGTGCACGGCGAAGACGTAGATCAGCGCGATGCCGATGATGAAGGTCGGCAGGCTGACACCGACCAGGCTGACTGACATCACGGCGCGGCTGAACAGCGCGTGCCGCTTGATGCCGGTGTAGATGCCCAGCCCGATCCCGAGCACGGTCGCGATGATCGCCGAGACGAACACGAGCTCGAGTGTGGCGGGCAGGCGTTCGCCGATCAGTTCGAGCACCGGGCGACGGATGCGGTAGGAGAGGCCGAAATCGCCTTGCAATACGTTGCCGACGAAGCGCCCGTACTGTACCAGTATCGGGTCGTCGAGCCCGAGTTGCTGGCGCATCTCGATGCGCTGCTCGCGGGTTGCCTCCTGGCCCACCATGTTGTTGACCGGGTCGC contains these protein-coding regions:
- a CDS encoding ABC transporter permease gives rise to the protein MDALKSRWARLTDNDVLYSFFHSPGALLAAFVTLAAVVACFAAPWIAPYNPFDPSQISLWDGKLPPVWVDGGDPRYLLGTDNQGRDMLSTLLYGGRISITVGIAAVLMGMVLGVALGVISGYAGGTVDTVIMRLADVQLTIPGILLAILINGIGRAILPPDIRDDMAIYVVIIAVGLTDWPQFARVARSATLVEAEKEYVQAARLIGLPNLTIMLRHILPNTLRPVLVIATIGLALAIISEATLSFLGQGIPPTTPSLGTLIRVGNEYLFSGLWWITLFPALALVALVFSVNLLGDWMRDALNPKLR
- a CDS encoding ABC transporter permease → MLFFIARRLGQSILVMAVVSIISFSLFNFVGDPVNNMVGQEATREQRIEMRQQLGLDDPILVQYGRFVGNVLQGDFGLSYRIRRPVLELIGERLPATLELVFVSAIIATVLGIGLGIYTGIKRHALFSRAVMSVSLVGVSLPTFIIGIALIYVFAVHLRMLPSSGRGGTVDLGWWKTSLLTVDGWRSIILPAITLSLFQLTMILRLVRAEMLEVMRTDFIKFARARGLATRSIHFVHALRNTLVPVITIIGLNIGALIAYSVITETVFQWPGTGLMFIQAVDFVDVPVMSAYMLFVAFLFVVINLVVDLLYFFVDPRIRVES